A part of Chitinimonas koreensis genomic DNA contains:
- a CDS encoding VOC family protein, protein MLHHLSFGVRDIVRAARFYDAVLAPLGYVRVWTDIEDGDPDAAVGYGRPGGGDLFAIKLRADRAAAPGEGFHLAFAAPDRAAVQAFHAAALAQGGRDNGAPGLRPDYGDDYYAAFVVDPDGYRIEAVIDGSACCGA, encoded by the coding sequence ATGCTTCACCACCTTTCCTTCGGCGTGCGCGACATCGTCCGCGCCGCCCGTTTCTACGATGCCGTGCTGGCGCCGCTGGGCTATGTACGGGTGTGGACCGACATCGAGGACGGCGACCCGGACGCCGCGGTCGGTTACGGCCGCCCCGGCGGCGGCGACCTGTTCGCCATCAAGCTGCGCGCCGATCGCGCGGCGGCGCCCGGCGAGGGCTTCCACCTGGCCTTCGCCGCGCCGGACCGAGCCGCGGTGCAGGCCTTCCACGCCGCGGCGCTAGCGCAAGGCGGCCGCGACAACGGCGCGCCGGGGCTGCGTCCCGACTACGGCGACGACTACTACGCGGCCTTCGTGGTCGATCCGGACGGCTACCGGATCGAGGCGGTGATCGACGGATCGGCCTGCTGCGGTGCTTGA
- a CDS encoding cohesin domain-containing protein, translated as MAAMEQGQYREGLAELQQATDLEPRDVRYRGDWLRAREEAQRKLLAQAEAALADGRDEQAAEAYRTIQAFDRDSARARAGLERIELRRRAAEDVAQAREARKRGDTAIALQLINRALEAEPNQPEAKAAKRELETLAAKEMLTAPTLGAIYRKPINLEFRDASLKMVFEALSRTTGINFIFDRDVRNDQRTTVFLKQTTLEDAVDVILTTNRLDKKILNPTSVLIYPSDAGKAKEYQDLVVRAFYLSSAEAKQTANLLKTVLKLQNVFVDDKLNMLVLRETPETITLAEKLIALHDLDDPEVMLEVEVLEVKRSRLLDLGIKVTDQLTVSPLGVATDSGSGTSGSSSSQVMRLSDLRNLNSNRLGVNVPSATVTFRKEDGDANLLANPRIRVRDREKAKILIGDKVPVVTTTTTSTGFLSENVQLIDVGLKLEVEPTVYLRDEIGIKVGLEVSSLVSTIKTSTGTVAYQIGTRSANSVLRLRDGETQVLAGLISDEDRSAANRIPLLGDLPLLGRLFSSQKDDRQKTEIVLSITPHLIRNIQRKEPTAESFWSGTESALRTRPLQLRSMDAASLDAPKAASPQLSSQASPAAQVNPVSPPPAADNGNLKLSLQGPAKVKVGETLRLAVELDSKEALRAAPLQLAYDPKVFAAVQASDGGYFGKAGSGSFSHVIDAASGRISIGASSGDAAGAKGPGRLCLIEFRALNPQQGSEISLIGMTPIGAAQPASSPALPLVHAVDVAE; from the coding sequence ATGGCCGCGATGGAGCAGGGGCAATACCGCGAAGGACTGGCCGAGCTGCAGCAGGCGACCGATCTGGAGCCGCGCGACGTCCGTTACCGCGGCGACTGGCTGCGCGCCCGCGAGGAAGCCCAGCGCAAGCTGCTGGCCCAGGCCGAGGCCGCCCTGGCCGACGGCCGGGACGAGCAGGCGGCGGAGGCTTACCGGACGATCCAGGCCTTCGACCGCGACAGCGCCCGCGCCCGCGCCGGCCTGGAGCGCATCGAGCTGCGCCGCCGCGCCGCCGAGGATGTCGCCCAGGCGCGCGAAGCGCGCAAGCGCGGCGATACGGCCATCGCGCTGCAGCTGATCAACCGCGCGCTCGAAGCCGAACCGAACCAGCCAGAGGCCAAGGCCGCCAAGCGGGAGCTGGAGACCCTGGCCGCCAAGGAGATGCTGACGGCACCGACGCTGGGCGCGATCTACCGCAAGCCGATCAATCTCGAATTCCGCGATGCCAGCCTCAAGATGGTGTTCGAAGCGCTGTCGCGCACCACCGGCATCAATTTCATCTTCGACCGCGACGTGCGCAACGACCAGCGCACCACGGTCTTCCTCAAGCAGACCACGCTCGAGGACGCGGTCGACGTGATCCTCACCACCAACCGGCTCGACAAGAAGATCCTCAACCCGACCAGCGTGCTGATCTACCCGAGCGACGCCGGCAAGGCCAAGGAGTACCAGGACCTGGTGGTCAGGGCCTTCTACCTGTCCAGCGCCGAGGCCAAGCAGACCGCCAACCTGCTGAAGACGGTGCTGAAGCTGCAGAACGTGTTCGTCGACGACAAGCTCAACATGCTGGTCCTGCGCGAAACGCCCGAGACCATCACGCTGGCCGAGAAGCTGATCGCCCTGCACGACCTGGACGACCCGGAAGTGATGCTCGAGGTGGAAGTGCTGGAGGTGAAGCGCTCGCGCCTGCTCGATCTCGGCATCAAGGTGACCGACCAGCTGACGGTCTCGCCGCTCGGCGTCGCCACCGACAGCGGCTCCGGCACCAGCGGATCGAGCAGCAGCCAGGTGATGCGGCTCAGCGACCTGCGCAACTTGAATTCGAACCGGCTCGGCGTGAACGTGCCGAGCGCGACCGTCACCTTCCGCAAGGAGGACGGCGACGCCAACCTGCTGGCCAATCCGCGCATCCGGGTACGCGACCGCGAGAAGGCCAAGATCCTGATCGGCGACAAGGTGCCGGTGGTCACCACCACCACCACCTCGACCGGCTTCCTCAGCGAGAACGTCCAGTTGATCGACGTCGGCCTCAAGCTCGAGGTGGAACCGACGGTCTACCTGCGCGACGAGATCGGCATCAAGGTCGGGCTCGAGGTCAGCTCGCTGGTCAGCACCATCAAGACCAGCACCGGCACGGTGGCCTACCAGATCGGCACCCGCAGCGCCAACAGCGTGCTGCGGCTGCGCGACGGCGAGACCCAGGTGCTGGCCGGCCTGATCAGCGACGAGGACCGCTCGGCGGCCAACCGCATCCCGCTGCTGGGCGACCTGCCGCTCCTGGGCCGGCTGTTCTCCAGCCAGAAGGACGACCGGCAGAAGACCGAGATCGTGCTGTCGATCACGCCGCACCTGATCCGCAACATCCAGCGCAAGGAACCGACCGCCGAGTCGTTCTGGTCGGGCACCGAGTCGGCGCTGCGCACCCGCCCGCTGCAACTGCGCAGCATGGATGCGGCGAGCCTCGACGCGCCGAAGGCGGCCTCGCCGCAACTCTCGTCGCAAGCCTCGCCGGCAGCTCAGGTCAATCCGGTCAGCCCGCCGCCGGCGGCCGACAACGGCAATCTGAAGCTGTCGCTGCAGGGGCCGGCCAAGGTCAAGGTCGGCGAAACGCTGCGGCTGGCGGTGGAGCTGGACAGCAAGGAGGCGCTGCGCGCGGCGCCGTTGCAGCTCGCCTACGATCCGAAGGTGTTCGCGGCGGTGCAGGCCAGCGACGGCGGCTATTTCGGCAAGGCCGGCAGCGGCTCGTTCAGCCATGTGATCGACGCGGCCAGCGGCCGCATCTCGATCGGCGCCTCGAGCGGCGATGCCGCGGGCGCCAAAGGGCCGGGCCGGCTCTGCCTGATCGAATTCCGCGCACTGAATCCGCAGCAGGGCAGCGAGATCAGCCTGATCGGCATGACGCCGATCGGCGCAGCCCAGCCGGCATCTTCGCCGGCGCTGCCGCTGGTCCACGCGGTCGACGTCGCGGAATGA
- a CDS encoding type IV pilin protein — protein sequence MELVATLAILATLAAVALPLAETTVRRHKEQELRRALRDIRQALDAYKRAADDGRIALSPERSGYPARLEELVQGVPNAKQAGGTLRFLRRLPPDPFAADPMMPPAQSWATRSYDSPADAPHEGADVFDVYSRSEQIGLNGLPYREW from the coding sequence ATCGAGCTGGTCGCCACGCTGGCGATCCTGGCGACGCTGGCGGCGGTGGCCCTGCCGCTGGCCGAGACCACCGTGCGGCGGCACAAGGAGCAGGAACTGCGGCGCGCGCTGCGCGACATCCGCCAGGCGCTCGATGCCTACAAGCGGGCCGCCGACGACGGCCGCATCGCGCTGTCGCCGGAGCGCAGCGGCTATCCGGCCCGGCTGGAGGAACTGGTGCAGGGCGTGCCGAACGCCAAGCAGGCCGGCGGCACCCTGCGCTTCCTGCGCCGGCTGCCGCCCGATCCGTTCGCGGCCGATCCGATGATGCCGCCGGCCCAGAGCTGGGCGACGCGCAGCTACGATTCGCCGGCCGATGCGCCGCACGAGGGTGCCGATGTGTTCGACGTCTACTCGCGTTCCGAGCAGATCGGCCTCAACGGCCTGCCCTACCGGGAGTGGTGA
- the gspG gene encoding type II secretion system major pseudopilin GspG encodes MPKHRPSLPPQRGFTLLELLVVLLIIGLLAGFVGPRYFAQIGKSESQVAKAQIDAFDKALDQYRIDTGRYPTTEQGLAALFAQPPGEARWHGPYLKKNVPADPWGQPYEYKSPGADNREYDIVAYGKDGKAGGSGDDADVVSWN; translated from the coding sequence ATGCCCAAGCACCGCCCATCCCTCCCGCCGCAGCGCGGCTTCACCCTGCTCGAGCTGCTGGTGGTGCTGCTGATCATCGGCCTCCTGGCCGGCTTCGTCGGCCCGCGCTATTTCGCCCAGATCGGCAAGTCCGAATCGCAGGTGGCCAAGGCCCAGATCGACGCCTTCGACAAGGCGCTCGACCAGTACCGCATCGACACCGGCCGCTACCCAACGACCGAGCAGGGCCTGGCCGCACTGTTCGCCCAGCCGCCCGGCGAGGCGCGCTGGCACGGCCCCTACCTGAAGAAGAACGTCCCCGCCGATCCGTGGGGCCAGCCCTACGAATACAAGTCGCCCGGCGCCGACAACCGCGAATACGACATCGTCGCCTACGGCAAGGACGGCAAGGCCGGCGGCAGCGGCGACGACGCCGACGTGGTCAGCTGGAACTAG
- a CDS encoding type II secretion system protein, whose amino-acid sequence MAQPARRRQAGFTYLVAIFVAALLALLSGHALEQVQTAERREREAELLFVGEAFRSAIGEYYQRSPGTEKHYPPTLEALLVDDRLTRLRRPLRRIYRDPLTAEANWGLVAAPDGGIMGVYSQAPGQPLKVDHFAPAQADFTGASRYQDWRFVFTPTDPGATRP is encoded by the coding sequence ATGGCGCAGCCGGCGCGCCGGCGTCAGGCCGGCTTCACCTACCTGGTGGCGATCTTCGTGGCGGCCCTGCTCGCGCTGCTGAGCGGCCATGCGCTGGAGCAGGTCCAGACCGCCGAACGGCGCGAGCGCGAGGCGGAGCTGCTGTTCGTCGGCGAAGCGTTCCGCAGCGCGATCGGCGAGTACTACCAGCGCAGCCCGGGTACGGAAAAGCACTATCCGCCCACGCTCGAAGCGCTGCTGGTCGACGACCGGCTGACCCGGCTGCGCCGGCCGCTGCGCCGGATCTACCGCGACCCGCTGACCGCGGAGGCCAACTGGGGCCTGGTCGCCGCGCCGGACGGCGGCATCATGGGCGTCTATTCGCAAGCGCCCGGACAGCCGCTCAAGGTCGACCATTTCGCGCCGGCGCAGGCCGATTTCACCGGTGCGAGCCGCTACCAGGACTGGCGCTTCGTCTTCACCCCGACCGATCCGGGCGCGACGCGTCCATGA
- a CDS encoding type II secretion system F family protein, producing the protein MQFQAKVMDGEQVKAMQVEASTADEARHYVASMGWRLLALERAGGAAGWRARGGRFNLPVFNQQLHSLLDAGQPVVDAIDILAGNDRAFRHQAVYQALLNSLRHGRQLSDAMAAQPGIFPPLYVAMLRSSETTGSIRAAISRYMQYQRQLDDIRGKLLAAAIYPAILIAVGSLVIAFLLLYVVPRFSAVFDDVSTRGAQLSGFIQAWGGLVRAHPGMAWGSFALLGALIALLLFHPAPRSWLLQRLLASPWLGERLKVLQLARLYRTLGLLLRSGLPLLSAIRLTEGSLPVNLQPSLRRTAAEVSEGKPLSQVMASQALGTEVAYRLLVAGESSGNLDEMMERIADFYDQEVASWIDLAGRLIEPILMVGIGLVIGAVVLMLYIPIFDLANAIQ; encoded by the coding sequence ATGCAGTTCCAGGCCAAGGTCATGGACGGCGAGCAGGTCAAGGCGATGCAGGTCGAAGCCAGCACCGCCGACGAAGCGCGCCACTATGTCGCCTCGATGGGCTGGCGCCTGCTCGCGCTCGAACGCGCCGGCGGCGCCGCCGGCTGGCGCGCACGCGGCGGCCGCTTCAACCTGCCGGTCTTCAACCAGCAGCTCCATTCGCTGCTGGATGCCGGCCAGCCGGTCGTCGACGCCATCGACATCCTGGCCGGCAACGACCGGGCATTCCGCCACCAGGCGGTCTACCAGGCGCTGCTCAATTCACTGCGCCACGGCCGCCAGCTGTCGGATGCGATGGCGGCCCAGCCCGGCATCTTTCCGCCGCTCTACGTCGCCATGCTGCGCTCGAGCGAGACGACCGGCAGCATCCGGGCCGCCATTAGCCGCTACATGCAGTACCAGCGCCAGCTCGACGACATCCGCGGCAAACTGCTGGCCGCCGCGATCTACCCGGCCATCCTGATCGCGGTCGGCTCGCTGGTGATCGCCTTCCTGCTGCTCTACGTGGTGCCGCGCTTCAGCGCGGTGTTCGACGACGTCTCGACCCGCGGCGCCCAGCTGTCTGGCTTCATCCAGGCCTGGGGCGGCCTGGTCCGGGCGCATCCCGGCATGGCCTGGGGCAGCTTCGCGCTGCTCGGCGCCCTGATCGCGCTCCTGCTGTTCCATCCCGCGCCGCGTAGCTGGCTGCTGCAGCGGCTGCTGGCCAGCCCCTGGCTGGGCGAGCGGCTCAAGGTACTGCAGCTCGCCCGGCTCTACCGCACGCTGGGCCTGCTGCTGCGCAGCGGCCTGCCGCTGCTGTCGGCCATCCGCCTGACCGAGGGCTCGCTGCCGGTCAATCTTCAGCCCAGCCTGCGGCGGACCGCCGCCGAGGTGAGCGAAGGCAAGCCGTTGTCTCAGGTCATGGCCAGCCAGGCGCTGGGCACCGAGGTCGCCTATCGGCTGCTGGTCGCCGGCGAATCGTCGGGCAACCTCGACGAGATGATGGAGCGCATCGCCGACTTCTACGACCAGGAAGTAGCGAGCTGGATCGACCTCGCCGGCCGGCTGATCGAGCCGATCCTGATGGTCGGCATCGGGCTGGTGATCGGCGCCGTGGTCCTGATGCTCTACATCCCGATCTTCGACCTTGCCAATGCCATCCAATGA
- a CDS encoding 4-oxalocrotonate tautomerase, which yields MPTLNVQLFEGRSPDEKRALVAALTEACCRTLDCPPGSVDILLSEVKKEHWATGGVLWSERTD from the coding sequence ATGCCCACGCTCAACGTCCAACTGTTCGAAGGCCGCAGCCCCGACGAGAAGCGCGCCCTGGTGGCCGCGCTCACCGAAGCCTGCTGCCGCACGCTCGACTGCCCGCCGGGATCGGTCGACATCCTGTTGAGCGAGGTGAAGAAGGAGCATTGGGCAACGGGCGGGGTGCTGTGGTCGGAGCGGACGGATTGA
- a CDS encoding GspE/PulE family protein — translation MLSLQDLAGLGHDPGIGDWLADVAERLGASRGDALARVAALAGHADYLPGRDPALQPCFDLVPYDEMVKRHVLVGRDAAGQCHALLTAPLDRQTGPWLARLPQPLLQVWLADPMLVKAELERHESGFSAVASAVGPEIVAELNRDDRDDLTLTSVQREVSPAVRLISSTVFDALRLEASDIHLESIPQGLAIKFRIDGVLSSIATVNNTALAEQAIARIKVLAELDIAEKRVPQDGRFRVSAKGRDIDIRVSIMPSIHGEDAVLRILDKQTLIDHVQRLTLDSLGFDADTLHRLRRLASEPYGMMLVTGPTGSGKTTTLYAALTEIHHGEDKIITIEDPVEYQLPGVLQIPVNERKGLTFAVGLRSILRHDPDKILVGEIRDPETAQIAVQSALTGHLVFTSVHANNTFDVIGRFMHMGVDPYNFVSSLTGVVAQRLVRQNCPHCCAPVEPAAELLAESGIANPSGYRFMAGRGCALCRDTGFKGRRAVAEVLRLTDEIREMIIGRASIRALKEQARLDGTRFLRDVALELVRDGQTTLQEVNRVTFVA, via the coding sequence ATGCTGAGCCTGCAAGACCTGGCCGGACTGGGCCACGATCCCGGCATCGGCGACTGGCTGGCCGACGTCGCCGAACGGCTGGGCGCCAGCCGCGGCGACGCGCTGGCCCGCGTCGCCGCGCTGGCCGGCCATGCCGACTACCTGCCGGGGCGCGATCCGGCCCTGCAGCCGTGCTTCGACCTGGTGCCCTACGACGAAATGGTCAAGCGGCACGTGCTGGTCGGCCGCGACGCCGCCGGGCAATGCCATGCCTTGCTGACCGCGCCGCTCGATCGCCAGACCGGCCCCTGGCTGGCGCGGCTGCCGCAGCCGCTGCTGCAGGTCTGGCTGGCCGACCCCATGCTGGTCAAGGCCGAGCTCGAGCGCCACGAATCGGGCTTCAGCGCGGTCGCCAGCGCGGTCGGCCCCGAGATCGTCGCCGAACTGAACCGCGACGACCGCGACGACCTGACGCTGACCTCGGTGCAGCGCGAAGTCAGCCCGGCGGTACGGCTGATCAGTTCGACGGTGTTCGATGCCCTGCGGCTGGAAGCCAGCGACATCCACCTCGAGTCGATCCCGCAGGGCCTGGCCATCAAGTTCCGCATCGACGGCGTACTGAGCAGCATCGCCACGGTGAACAACACCGCGCTGGCCGAACAGGCGATCGCCCGCATCAAGGTGCTGGCCGAACTCGACATCGCCGAGAAGCGGGTGCCGCAGGACGGCCGCTTCCGCGTCTCGGCCAAGGGCCGCGACATCGACATCCGGGTCTCGATCATGCCCAGCATCCACGGCGAAGACGCGGTATTGCGGATCCTGGACAAGCAGACGCTGATCGATCACGTCCAGCGCCTCACGCTCGACTCGCTCGGCTTCGATGCCGACACCCTGCACCGGCTGCGCCGGCTGGCCTCCGAACCCTACGGCATGATGCTGGTCACCGGACCCACCGGCAGCGGCAAGACCACCACCCTGTACGCCGCGCTGACCGAGATCCACCACGGCGAGGACAAGATCATCACCATCGAGGACCCGGTGGAATACCAGTTGCCGGGCGTGCTGCAGATCCCGGTCAACGAGCGCAAGGGATTGACCTTTGCGGTCGGCCTGCGCTCGATCCTGCGCCATGATCCGGACAAGATCCTGGTCGGCGAGATCCGCGATCCCGAGACCGCGCAGATCGCGGTGCAATCGGCGCTGACCGGCCACCTGGTATTCACCTCGGTCCATGCCAACAACACCTTCGACGTGATCGGCCGCTTCATGCACATGGGCGTCGACCCCTACAACTTCGTGTCTTCGCTGACCGGCGTGGTGGCGCAGCGGCTGGTGCGGCAGAACTGCCCGCACTGTTGCGCACCGGTCGAGCCGGCGGCCGAGCTGCTGGCCGAATCCGGCATCGCCAATCCTTCCGGCTACCGCTTCATGGCCGGCCGCGGTTGCGCCTTGTGTCGCGACACCGGCTTCAAGGGGCGACGCGCTGTCGCCGAAGTGCTGCGGCTCACCGACGAAATCCGCGAGATGATCATCGGCCGCGCCTCGATCCGCGCATTGAAGGAGCAGGCCAGGCTGGACGGCACTCGCTTCCTGCGCGACGTGGCGCTGGAGCTGGTGCGCGACGGCCAGACCACCCTGCAGGAGGTAAACCGTGTCACGTTTGTGGCCTGA
- a CDS encoding colicin D domain-containing protein gives MVGRWPTSIRSDIFSPGSRTFARTADKTVHFGQLYPIISFTQKKLQHEFKHAADFGFNDPQNKVNLSKFAAATNEHVSTVGISIIKGHISLEMQCISLPQPPEYLYGAAKDLQGNLVTAWRPNAQQAKELLKQTGKHMVINRSIDLFEMTHAFSTATMPAQDFAEKFLALRREFIQHQILLSEMAQTLMEHLFWPTEGYEPDPEVFDATDGHIDEEEFRNQVNIISLAINPT, from the coding sequence ATGGTGGGCCGCTGGCCGACCTCCATACGATCGGATATATTTTCGCCCGGTTCGAGGACGTTCGCTCGAACTGCAGACAAAACCGTTCATTTCGGGCAGTTATATCCGATAATTAGCTTCACTCAGAAGAAACTACAACACGAATTCAAGCACGCTGCTGATTTTGGTTTCAACGACCCTCAAAACAAGGTCAACCTGAGTAAATTTGCGGCGGCAACCAACGAGCACGTCAGTACGGTAGGAATATCCATTATCAAAGGACACATATCACTGGAAATGCAATGCATTTCATTACCACAACCACCAGAGTACTTATATGGGGCAGCAAAAGACCTCCAGGGAAATCTGGTCACAGCATGGCGGCCAAATGCTCAACAAGCAAAAGAACTACTTAAACAAACAGGGAAGCACATGGTAATCAATCGCAGCATCGATCTGTTCGAAATGACTCATGCCTTTTCAACAGCCACAATGCCGGCACAGGATTTCGCGGAGAAATTCTTAGCATTACGCAGGGAGTTTATTCAGCATCAGATCCTTTTGAGCGAAATGGCCCAAACCCTCATGGAACATTTATTCTGGCCAACCGAGGGTTATGAACCCGACCCTGAAGTATTTGATGCCACCGACGGGCACATTGACGAAGAAGAATTTCGCAACCAGGTCAACATAATATCATTAGCAATCAACCCAACCTAA
- the fusA gene encoding elongation factor G codes for METRRLRNIGIIAHVDAGKTTTSERILYYTGEKRRLGEVHDGAATMDFDPQEKARGITINSAATTVFWRDHQINLIDTPGHIDFNIEVNRSLRVLDGAVVVFDGVAGVEPQTETNWRLADQYRVPRLAFVNKLDRTGADFLRVVEMIEQRLGVTPLVLQLPIGSEAGFRGLVDLVGMQALVWPEDETARPFAVEAIPAELAEAAALWRRRLVEHAVEQDDALLAAYLDGQEPDAAALRAAIRRGTLAGAFVPVLAGSAFKNKGVEPLLDAVTAYLPAPSDVAREDLDADPAGPLAALAFKVVHDEHGTLTFVRIYRGSLAAGDSVLNASNGRRERVSRLYEMHADKKQERQRAVAGDIVALAGLKATATGETLSDPAHPLQLERIVAPEPVIDVAVEPRSQADQQGLLKGLQVLVQEDPSLRLRQDPESGQTLLSGMGELQLEVTLEKLRSRFHVEVATGRPQVAYRETIAAAAEVRHLHRKQSGGPGQYAEVVIALEPLARGEGVVFDSRIVGGAVPREFVPAVEAGIRRAAEAGVLAGHPVVDFKATLLDGSHHERDSSALAFELAAAAAFREAMRQAAPVVLEPLMAVELVTPADYLGDCIGDLMRRRGLVRGQSQRGNAAVVEAQVPLQEMFGYIGKLRALSSGRASFTMQFDRYEVAPAAVLDR; via the coding sequence ATGGAAACCAGAAGACTTCGCAATATCGGCATCATCGCCCACGTCGACGCGGGCAAGACCACCACCTCCGAACGCATCCTCTATTACACCGGCGAGAAGCGCCGGCTGGGCGAGGTGCACGACGGCGCCGCCACCATGGATTTCGATCCGCAGGAGAAGGCGCGCGGCATCACCATCAACAGCGCCGCCACCACGGTGTTCTGGCGCGACCACCAGATCAACCTGATCGACACGCCGGGCCACATCGACTTCAACATCGAGGTGAACCGTTCGCTGCGCGTGCTCGACGGCGCGGTGGTGGTGTTCGACGGCGTCGCCGGCGTCGAGCCGCAGACCGAGACCAACTGGCGCCTGGCCGACCAGTACCGGGTGCCGCGGCTGGCCTTCGTCAACAAGCTCGATCGCACCGGCGCCGACTTCCTGCGCGTGGTCGAGATGATCGAACAGCGGCTGGGCGTGACGCCGCTGGTGCTGCAGTTGCCGATCGGCAGCGAGGCCGGCTTCCGCGGCCTGGTCGACCTGGTGGGCATGCAGGCGCTGGTCTGGCCCGAGGACGAGACGGCCCGGCCGTTCGCCGTCGAAGCGATCCCGGCCGAGCTGGCCGAGGCCGCCGCGCTGTGGCGCCGGCGGCTGGTCGAACACGCGGTCGAGCAGGACGACGCGCTGCTGGCGGCCTATCTCGACGGCCAGGAGCCCGACGCGGCGGCGCTGCGCGCGGCGATCCGGCGCGGCACGCTGGCCGGCGCCTTCGTGCCGGTGCTGGCCGGCTCGGCCTTCAAGAACAAGGGGGTCGAGCCGCTGCTCGACGCGGTGACGGCCTACCTGCCGGCGCCCAGCGACGTGGCCCGCGAGGATTTGGATGCCGATCCGGCCGGCCCGCTGGCGGCGCTGGCCTTCAAGGTGGTGCACGACGAACACGGCACGCTGACCTTCGTGCGCATCTACCGCGGCAGCCTGGCGGCCGGCGACAGCGTGCTCAACGCCAGCAACGGCCGGCGCGAGCGGGTGTCGCGGCTGTACGAGATGCATGCCGACAAGAAGCAGGAGCGCCAACGCGCGGTGGCCGGCGACATCGTCGCCCTGGCCGGGCTCAAGGCCACGGCGACCGGCGAGACGCTGAGCGATCCGGCCCACCCGCTGCAGCTCGAGCGCATCGTGGCGCCCGAGCCGGTGATCGACGTGGCGGTCGAGCCGCGCAGCCAAGCCGATCAGCAGGGCTTGCTCAAGGGCCTGCAGGTGCTGGTGCAGGAGGATCCGAGCCTGCGCCTGCGGCAGGATCCGGAATCGGGCCAGACGCTGCTGTCGGGCATGGGCGAGCTGCAGCTCGAGGTGACGCTGGAGAAGCTGCGCAGCCGCTTCCACGTCGAGGTCGCGACCGGCCGGCCGCAGGTGGCCTACCGCGAGACCATCGCCGCGGCGGCCGAGGTGCGCCATCTGCACCGCAAGCAGAGCGGCGGCCCCGGCCAGTACGCCGAGGTGGTGATCGCGCTGGAACCGCTGGCGCGCGGCGAGGGCGTCGTGTTCGACAGCCGCATCGTCGGCGGCGCGGTCCCGCGCGAGTTCGTCCCGGCGGTCGAGGCCGGCATCCGCCGCGCGGCCGAGGCCGGTGTGCTGGCCGGGCATCCGGTGGTCGACTTCAAGGCCACGCTGCTCGACGGCAGCCATCATGAGCGCGACTCGTCGGCGCTGGCTTTCGAGCTGGCCGCGGCGGCAGCCTTCCGCGAAGCGATGCGGCAGGCCGCGCCGGTGGTGCTGGAGCCCTTGATGGCGGTCGAGCTGGTGACCCCGGCCGACTACCTGGGCGACTGCATCGGCGACCTGATGCGCCGCCGCGGCCTGGTGCGCGGTCAGTCGCAGCGCGGCAACGCGGCGGTGGTCGAGGCGCAGGTGCCGCTGCAGGAGATGTTCGGCTACATCGGCAAGCTGCGCGCGCTGAGTTCGGGGCGGGCCAGCTTCACGATGCAGTTCGATCGGTATGAGGTGGCGCCGGCGGCGGTGCTGGATCGCTAA
- a CDS encoding type II secretion system protein, with translation MRARRSSGRARTSRSGFTLIELLVALAIIATLLTLAAPRYFNSIDKAKEDVLRENLYLLRDAVDKFYMDKGRYPDKLEDLVTQRYLRRIPVDPVTDSAATWVIQPPANGIAGAVYDVHSGAPGKARDGSAFSTW, from the coding sequence ATGCGCGCGCGACGATCATCGGGCCGGGCCCGGACCAGCCGCAGTGGCTTCACCCTGATCGAGCTGCTGGTCGCGCTGGCCATCATCGCCACCCTGCTGACGCTGGCCGCGCCGCGCTATTTCAACAGCATCGACAAGGCCAAGGAGGACGTGCTGCGCGAGAACCTCTACCTGCTGCGCGATGCCGTCGACAAGTTCTACATGGACAAGGGGCGCTATCCCGACAAGCTCGAGGACCTGGTCACCCAGCGCTACCTGCGGCGCATCCCGGTCGACCCGGTCACCGACAGCGCGGCCACCTGGGTGATCCAGCCGCCGGCGAACGGCATTGCGGGCGCCGTCTACGACGTCCACAGCGGCGCGCCGGGCAAGGCGCGCGACGGCTCGGCGTTCTCGACGTGGTAA